The window GTCAGGTTAATAGAAAAGATTTATTTGCaggttatataataaaaatatggtattGGTTGTTTCTTGGATCTAGAGGAAGCATTTGATGCAGTGTGCCATTTCCAACTTAAAAAAGGGGGCATGCAATTTTTGGTTCACGGAAAACTCGTAGTTTTCAGAGTTTCTCAAGGTTCAGTGTTGGGTCTTaagattatttaatatatttcgatacaaaataatattctgatACTGCATtagctactttttgttttaaactcatggaaaaaataatttttttttaagaatttaaaataggatgcaataaaagttttaatttttaatcaagtaatcatggaaaaatagttttcattgcattttatgactgaaatcttttacacgcctatttaaaacgTTCAAATCAGTATTTTtggaatttactttattttttttaaatagcacctTATTGGAAACCAccacttttaaaataagtttttttcccCAATATTTTcatatgataattttttgaatcggttgataaataagctcataagaagaaaaaaactaagtcaCAGAACTAAACGcattcaattaataaaaatcgcACAGAAAGCTTTGATTTTTTGATTAGGACTCTTTTCTTCAATTATATTTCAATTGAAAAaatacatgacatcttgtcaagcgcaattaatatttgtttttttttttaaattgccgcagtgttttgaaagaattttagtgtttactaatatttgatATGTTTGCTGACTGTATTTCTAAGAAactgcatttcaaaagtggttcttcccaataatgtgctattttaagaaaatgccaaaaatactggtgtagaaataataaatagacatgtaaaaaattcaagtaataaaattcAATGAATGTTATTTTTccgttacttttattattacttttattaaaaattaaaattttcaacgcattcatggcaccctatttcaaaatttaaaaaagtatattttttctattattatataaaacaaaatgtagCAAATGCGGTATTATTGTTCTCGGAATATAATTTTCTGCCGAAATACCTATTAATATACCAATTGTcctatttaaagtaaaaaagttagTATCGACATTGTCGTAAAATaggaaaatcaaatattatttattttagtacttATGGAAACAGGCAACCACATAACTTAATTAACGGGCACCAAAACTGGCGTCAAATACTTGATTCATTCTTAACCCGTAGCTACTACTGATGGGTCCTGAGGACCCatcctatttttaaatagggtatattttttaagtttcgcAACATTGGATACTCGCTGTCTCGGTATTCCTCCGCAATACCATACGCGTGATTTCGCCGGCATAGATTCATACTTCAGTATTCGTTCGTGTCGGCGAGGTTCGAAGGCAGTGTTTACTGGGTCCTGAGGACCCATCAGTAGTAAATACGCGACAAGTTAATAACTGCTTATTGGTTTGAAAGTATCTGTTTCGTTGTTACTTTTTGCAAGGTATTTATCTATTTCACAAGAATAGGTACTAGTGGCCATAAGTTATAAGttaatagatataaaatgtgtttttttactatCTTTCAGTAAATGCAACGCAATgcgttaagaaatattttagagtctgaagACTTTTGGGAAAGTATGGAAGACACAAACCAAATGGGCTCGAGCAAGAAAAGTGTATCCGTTGGTGTTCCAAACAGAGAAGCTGTGTTAGAGGAACTAGAAAGATTGGCTGAAGAGAGTGATGAGAATGAAGAGGACAATGAAATACTGAGCGACCACAATTCCGAAACAGAGCAAGAAAACTCCGATTCGGAAGAAGAAGAGTTGCCCATCAGGAACAGTTGGTATGGGAAAGACAATACCAAATGGTCAAAAACAGCAGGTATTAGAGGTAGGACCCCTGCTCATAATTTGGTTACTATCTTGCCTGGCCTTATTGGCCCTGCTCGTAATAATCCTCCATGTGAGCCTGTAGATGCTTGGAGTCTACTAATTTCTAATGAGATGATACAAAAGTTAGTtgattttaccaatttgaagATAACCTCCACCAGCgaaaactataaaaagtctaaaaggttTGCTCAGTCACAAACGAAATGTTGGCCTTCGTTTACTGAAAATACCAACATATGTGAAATCAAGGCGTTTTTTGGGTTGTTGTATCTTCAGTCCATCTTTAAATCTAATCATGAAGACGTCCGTTCTATGTGGGCAACAGATGGAACAGGAAGACCTATTTTTCGTGTAACTATGAGTCTGGCCAGATGTTCGTTTTTATTGAGTTGTCTCAGATTTGACAATGTAGAAACCCGAAAAGAAAGAGTAAAAACTGATAAGTTGGCCGCTGTGTCGGAATTATTTGATGAGTTTGTAGCTAGATCAAAGTCATGTTATTCACCGGGAATTTACCTAACTGTAGACGAAATGCTTGTACCGTTTCGAGGAAGGTATGGATTTCGGATGTATATTCCGAACAAACCTGCCAAATATGGAATTAAAGTGCAGGTTTTGGCTGACGCTAAAACACATTATCTCGTAGATGCAGAGAATTATGCCGGTTccgaaataaaaattgatgGTGCAAAAAAGCCTACATTATCAAATCCAACAAGAGTGGTTCTTAGGCTTGTGGAGTGTGTTAAAGGCACCAACAGGAACATCACCGGGGACAACTGGTACAGTTCAGTGGAACTCGTCGACGAACTCAAGAAAAACAGTTTGACGTACGTGGGAACcttacgaaaaaataaaaaatctgtaccACCTGAATTTTTAccgttctgaaaaataattttaggtttttttcggTTTATGTACTATAATATAcccaagtaattttaaatttttgaataaaagttttttttttattgattttatggcaattttattattatgggtcctaaggacccatcagtagtacatatgtaataaaaatgtgtcgGTAGTAGTTCAGGGTTAAAGAAGGAACAAACATATTATAACAAGAAAATTAAGCTCTTTGACATATATGTTTGTTAAGGCAAGAGAAATAGCGAGatggaataaatttttatgtaatgTAACTGTAGTGTACTGTATGGAATGTACTACTCATTAAAGCAATCAGTACTAACATATGATGTGTTTGATTATGGTAGTGCTCTTACCATAATTTTACAGCCATTGGTTGTTGTGTAGAAGTGAATAATTAAGCTGATGCTATATCTGTAACCTCAATATTCATCATATTTACTGTTTTACAACTCTTgtattttaatcataaaaaatgtaGCTGTAGCTATACTACGTATATACATGTCTACGTATATATATGTCTGCCTAAAATGAACTAAAATATTGATCAAATTATATAGAatcaaatttaatcaaatttatagttttcagaatttttaattcctgTACTTCTAAATTGCGAGGAAAATTGAAGAGagttagtattaaaaaaatcaccaaatagttaaaacaaaatgatattaacatatttatagtAAGCTGACCTCTATTCCTAACATTATTGTTATAACTGTTACtatatattatcatttattgTGTCTTGTATCAGATGCACACTGCacatattatgattattatatttgttattttttgattttcttttacaattttaaataggcTTAAAAAGTGTAAGACTGAAGTATTCAATTGTGTTGttgttcaatattatttttggtaCCGCTATATCAGGTGTGGTACACACAAACAGAGTATCAAACCCATTGTGGggatagaaaaaatatatttgaattcaGATGGTTTTTTGAGTCTAAAAATTGCATAAgtagtaataattataatattatttttggcaGAGGCCTAACCAGTTATAGCTACATTATGTGACTAagctatttatataaaaaaacttgagAAGTTGACCAggacaattttagtttttgcgTAATTTTCCCACTTACTTCTccacttttttaataatcattcagaaaaagaattttctaaccaataattttataaataaaccatttGTGTAAATGTAgtgatttttgagtttgagCCAGTTTTCTAGTCAAAAAGAGATGCTCCCCAGatagcatttaattttttttttaatataattttttcactaaattcactcatttttaataatcataaaaatatttgaggttttccttgacaaaaaaagcatttttttattaaataagttcatatataaagaatttGAGTGAGTCTAGTACTTTTTGAGCCAGTTTTGCATGCAATAAGAATATGTAAGATTTAAGAcctaatgtaaaatttaattttgcagGATTAAGAGCATAACAAAAATGACACtggattaataataaaatttggttaTAAAAGTTATGATTACCTCTAATCcttcattaaactttttaatagctCCACTAGAAAAATTAATGGGAACACTTCTTCTATCTCCTAAAGTTCCTTGGTCAATTGtatgattaaaaatttcttgTGGAGTTATGGATCTACAATTACAGTTTATCCAAGTCAGTTAAACTCATTTTGAATGTGTTTATATTACCTCTGTTGTTTCTCTATATGTTCAACACTATGTGCCGGATTAGACATTAACCTATGCAAAACATTTTCACCACTCGCCACTGGTTTTTGATTGGGTTTCTTGGTACCAGCCTTAGCAAAGAAATCCATAACACTTTGTGATGCCATGTCAGGTATTCTAGGGGTTGATGCCATAAATGTTGACTGATTACCTTCAGGCTTGCTGGGGGttttgttgaaattttcttGGGCTTTTGATAACATACTGAATATATCAACATTCAtctggaaataataataaaagtttataaattgaTTCCCATTTAAAATCACAATATAATTAATGATGAAGGCATTAAGGTATGATAAGTTTAAATGCTAAAAGTAATGAATGTTCATTGAACTTTATTgatattttgtgcattttttatcTCATTTGGAAATATGTTTACTACTTTAGGtagaataaaagaaatatgtctTTGAGTAGATGAAATAATACAGCGACCTTATTCCGATAGTATGATGATTTATAACACtgttaaaacttatatttttaaaactaaatctaACATCATTCATAatgtacaattattttatatttaacaggTTCACCTCTCTTCTCTAAAACAGTTGTatgtgatttatttttaatagatatttttcattattttttctaagGATTTCTCGTGAGCAAATGCGTGAGGCACCACTCTTACAATTACAATCATATAGGACAAGTCTCTCTGTATTTACCAAGGTTCTGGAGGACATTCCAAaggaaaaaaatgtgttttgtCACAATAAGGGTTAAGAACTCCATCTCTAACCAGTGTTTGGCCATGTGCAGTTTCACACCTATCAAAAGCACCGACCCATATCTGATCCTGAATTAGAATGACAGTGTTATCAGCAAAATGTAAAGTCTTACCATTGGTTAAAAGCTCggtttaaaaaagtaatgagGCAATGTCTTCAATTGCCTGtagaaaaattacattaactTGAGTAGATCTGTTTGAGATTCTTTCTCACATCCTTGAATAATGATTGCAAAACTATTTCCAATTGCCTAAAAACAATTATGTAAACTACCAGGAAGTTGCAAAAAGCAACTGAAATGGCCTTgaaggtttaaaaaattatttcagatgCCTGGAAGTAATGAGAAGATACCTTTAGCTGCCTGGAGTAActgaaaaattatgaatttttcaaatttttatgttttgcagATCAATTTCTAGCTCCTCTTATAGTTCTTATCTAACGGACATACAATTTGTCAAGATCATAATTCATTGTTGCAGATCTTTAACCTGCATACATGCAGGTACTGTTTCACAAGTTCGACTAATCTGATAatagaagaaagaaagaaaatgtgctatattatgtaagaataatcttgtgtacaagcatcctacaagctaaaaaaacaaaaatacaatttcaaaaattgaaaaaacaatgaacaaatttaaacacaagaagacaaaactttttgaacatacttgaattaaagataactaaataaaacaatcaattactaaataaaggtaaacttgttgataaaactagagaagaaaaaaggaaaaaaaaactttccaacatgttcaaggttaaaacctatcattaaaaaagtcatccaggttataatatgccttagccaataaaagcgactttaattctcttttaaatttcttaacatccgatatatgtctaacacatagaggaacatgattgtaaatttttttacttatgtaaattaatgagtttttggtaagggaagacgtaggaataggtaggggaacatcatttacacgacgagtcaaatggccagtgtcagaggtaaagagtgaaaaaagagttaggattttttcagaaatgaagaggggtttgcaagaatctcttaacttagcagaacacaggtatctaactgctttttttttgaataacaaagacaatgttaagtagccccttattggttaaaccccaaaaaggcaagccataccgaatacgagattcaataagtgaaaagtacactgaacgtgcaaccacccctcccagctcttgttttgccttTCTTACtacaaaacatccagaagataatttcccagctaaatgtaaaatatggtcttcaaaccgaaggcgaccatcaatggtaattcctaggaacttgcagcactatttattctgcaagagggaattttcgtcaaacatcagaccctgaacatcacacttaaaccccataatagacgtctttcttacattaaacacgagcctgttggaagcacaccaccctgataaaatctgaaggtcttcaaggatacaagtcttaataaaatcggaatttttatggctccatagtatggtggtatcatcagcgaactgaaccaccttgccctgcagtttcaataaactcaagtcatccacatacagtaaaaataacagtggtcccaacactgaaccctggggaacgccgcattttagggatctagaagcagacaaacgcccagacactgtaaccttctgagtacgatttgatagataggactcaagccaccgcaacgctacgcccctaaaaccatatttatcgagcttagataacagtattccatgatcgaCACAGTCatatgctttggatagatcacaaaacactgccaccgatgactctccagaattcaaggacacatagacgctctccaaaaagctaaaaacagcatcatgagtccctttaccggcttgaaatccaaactgatgtGCAGACaaaatgatgtaaaaaggacaaaattctgctttttgcaagtttttcaactatcttagagagggtagacaaaatagaaatgggacggaaattacaaggctgatccaaatctccaacCTTATGAacagggataaccactgcctcttttaaacatgaaggaaaaatgccaatatgtaaagaattgtttatggcagaaactaaagcatttaaggctgaatcaggcaaaaagagtaacaacctcgaagatatcccatcagctccagatgatttatggtttttcagacgtttgatttcattttttacctcggtaagatcgacaggatgaaagaaaaatgaatgctcaaccgacacttgttgaagatagtgtacgGGAttaatgttactacgaatgcccttgagcaagatattaggtatatcacaataatagtcgtttaaaatgtcaggtcttaactccggttcagatacttttctatggcaatgtctaaaatcattaataatcgaccaacactctctttgcctatttgatgacatatttaagtgatccctataataattagattttgctgctttaattgtctttctgtactgactacggtatttctgatgatatacaaggatattttcatttgtggtatatttgcacaatttagtcaaaaaacggaggtttttagctgaaattctaaggctaCAAGAGGCCAAGGACCCATGGTTTTTGTTTcatagttttaagcctcattttaggaaagcactgattgatcttatcacacagaatttgaaaaaataaagtaagtgggtcagaagccatttcaagtgcattccaatttaccaaaactgtagcagcagaaaaagcattgaaatttctcctgctgaaaattcttcctatataatgagatgaagataatacagtattatatggcattttagcaagaatagcttcatggtcggaaataccagatgggagtactgtgcataaaacatCATCCAAATTCGTACataaatagtcaattgtagttgcagatgaagaagttattcgtgtgggagaaagaacgtgcattttcaagtcgtaagaatttaaaataaataaaagagaagtatgtggcaaggtttcatcagtgtagttgatattaaagtcaccagccaatataaccttagagtgtagggacaactgggataaaagagaatcaagtttgtccaaaaacatagcaatatctcctgtaggtggccataaacacaaagaatatataaattaaaacacttacaaaaagaaagagagaattcaaaaacattctctaacagaagattatcatacttatcaaaaaatcgtttcaattgtttgcctagccaagatcatggttcctccatgtataaattgttgacgacaaaaattggATATAGGAACATcacatattaaaaaacattcactaggcctcaaccagtgctcagtcagaagtacaatatcaggaaaattacatgtgtccagcaaaagatgaagctcatccatcttgtttcttagggattgtatattaagaataaagatacttaagcttttcgaagagctaaattcaatcttactagtagcatatgaacatgaatgacaTTCAACCTTCATGGACATGTctagaaaaaagaagaattcaattaaCGAGTAGTAATCAGTTTAGACTCAGTAATTTGATgcttcaaagacaatttattcaatgaaatattaattttaaaatatttgaaaatatgtgcatgtaataatgatgccaaatctgaaccaaagttactggtgtgattagactctaaaatcccaTACAGATTGTGAATGATATTGGTGCCTGTTTTGAGAACAGTGACTTccttttatttgctgatgatttgaagttttttagagagattttATCAATACTTGATCAGATTTTGTTGCAAAGTGATTTGGATAGATTGAATGAGTGGTGTGttaacaacaatttgtttttgaatgtaAGCAAATGCAATTATATAAGTTTTCTCAAGCATACTAAAAAGGTTGTCACTTCATATAACATTCAAGGAAGTACACTTCAATATTGCAGCATAGTTAAAGATCTTGGTATCTcgtttgatgttcatttaaattttaatccaCACATAAACAATATTGTTCTCAAATCCTCTAAGAATCTGGGTTTTGTACTAAGGAACTGTAAAGAATTTTCTATAGAGACCTGTAAGAGGTTATACATGTCATTGGTTGTTTCATTGCTGGAATATGGCTCAGTGATATGGTCGCCCTTTTACATGAATGATTGCTTGTCCTTGGAAAGAGTTCAGAACAAATTTGTTAGGTTTTGTCTCTATAAACTTcgattttttgtataaattattgaatggtCAGATAATTTGTCTAGAACTTCTGATgacaatacaatttaatattccatctAGGAATTTAAGGCAGTATCGTGTCTTTTCATTACCATTTCATAGCGCCAATTATGCATTACATGCTCCTATTGAAAGAACTCTAAGAATTGTCAATACTAGGAAGGTTGAAATTTTGGGCATTTCCTTATCTAGATTTAAGAGTCAAATAagagaaattgtttaatttttttttttttttttagtgcaatactgaatattatactttagtagggtatgtttttagtatttttagaattctgttatattgatttaagttataaaactattttcggtattttacatttataagtaggctttattactgcttaatagttagtattttactgttaagtatggttaggttcaattgattttgtatttaatttactgttgtaatggggttgatcccgtaaaaataaataaataaaataaataaaaataaataaataaatagattaatattatttgcatgaaaagtacgataaagggccttattactattatagataacattatggtttaaataagtataagggcttgtcatcactaaagtgtttgtatcaacatgattttgaattaaatttttatatatataatgtaCAAATATAATGTACTATATGTAAATTCAATCTAGACCACAAGCTTTTGAAGGAAAACATGGAAGGTTAAGATTCAGGCTAATTATGGGCATTTGGCCAAATAAattaagatcttttttattcaccattaaaaattaatatttgtctGAATAGAATTATAACACATATGTACCTTCTCGGACACCTAAAGATGATTCCTTTCTGTAGGATTTGAAAGGATATTCATAAGTGACATATgtgttatatataaataaagtgaTCATTTACTCTCATTATTGTGAAAAGATTTCtggacatattaaaaaaattgggtttcATCGGACTGATTGCACCAAATCggtcataattaaaaaaaaatatcccacTTACCCCATTTCGATTTAATTGTAATGTTGGTGCCTCTTCAGTTGGTTCTTTCTCCATCAGATTTTCAAGAAGCGACGTAACCTGGTTACACTCTTGTGTATTGAAAAACCAAATTCCGAATATCTTATTCTTACTCCGGTAGAGTAAAAAGGGTATTTGAACTTGATATTCAAAGTCTGCAGTAAGAGGCTctataaaattatctttattcAACCTATTAAAGATCATAATACTATGGAATGGCTCTCCATTCCTACTGTATAAAAATAGTGCTCCTTCCTTGTCACCTTTTTCCCACTGATTTTcaggtaaattaaatttatacaatGCCACTTGTGTGGCAGTggctaaaatgtttttaacataTGGATCCACTCGTTTTAAGGAGTTTAAACTAGCACGCAATTCGACTGAATCAAACAAAGCCATACTggcaaattataaatttaaaaagaaacacacaaatatgtacaaatttaaaacatgAAGAGGCCAGGGTAGATGTGAAATCTACACAGGTGTATACTCCTCAAGAGATGCAGAAcatataaacatttattttttcaaaatcgttTTAATTCTTTcactttattataatattattaaaatatttatggttCATTCAAAAGAAAACAATATGAAATACcccttttttgaaaattaagacATAAGACATTCATTTTTGCCAACATGGTAAGAAGTGTAAGAACTAATAACTAAACAAAAAACAGCTGTATactttgaataaagaaaacaaaaacaattgttttctttattcaaaggCTGTATACAAGTAATGGAGTACTTAAAGAACATTCTTACCCTAAATTATGTATGGAAAATACTCAAAAGTGGAGCTTAAAAGTGATAAAATGATATCTGCCGTCGATTTagacaaaaattgtattttttttgttaaaaaactggggatttatgattttaagtttttaggtTCGTAGCAATGCTTGCAATCGTTTGACAGCTGACAACATCGACAAATGACGGATAAGTGTTCTTACGATATTTTTCGAGTAAAACGATAGAATCCGCAGTGCTTCACACTGGTTTTGACACGTTTGATAGCGCAGTTTTGACACAACCTCCATAATTGTACATTTGCATAGATCACAATGTGGATGGCCCTTTGGTGTGGTTTCGCAATgtgaataatataataactgaaCAGTGAACCGTCCATTAAATGTTGCTCCCTCTGAATGTCGATAACCGGAAACGAAAATAAGTCTGTGACATCATAATAGCgggaaacttaaaatttaattatggcGCCAAATTTTGCTCTTCACTacgaattaaaatatattagtatATTAAACAGTCATccacttaataaaaaaagtcatcCATGTGtcaatactgatttttttatccaggttaAAATACTGTATAGaactaaaagttttattttaatctgaAGTCTTTATCACTTCTTTTATCACTTTTGTTATTTGCGtactataatttataataataataataataataataataagcctttatttccaacaggcaacttgcccaataacaggaaacagttgcaaaacaatgaaaaatatagttaaaaaaaacacacacaaacaaacctaaaagaatgaaaagaaaagaaaaaaagtaaagtaaagtcacaatctcaaaagttatccaaaaaattagaacaaataactattaatatgatataaaaacccaattatgaaagtttaacaagataatcacatattcgacaaaattaaattaaattaactgcaatatacctagtAACTAGAactaaacacatgggtcttaatcccaagagtaatgatccaccaagatatcgacaatcacatgaaccggagagaaatttatatcgcacatgtgacagatccgattaaatatagcgcatattgtatatagtggcgatttcaacaggatgttagtatgaggccttggcagaaagaatgttaggggatttctagcattaagcctaggcaccatgaaatgtacaccagaaagaagtacaggactatcaataaatccattcagtaacccatgcaggaattttacagagaagatcattcttctgagatgtaatggatgtagattgaagcgttccaatagttgccgattaTCAAACCCTCTTatcggatatatgccatcctgcctgaaggccaaaaacttagca is drawn from Anthonomus grandis grandis chromosome 1, icAntGran1.3, whole genome shotgun sequence and contains these coding sequences:
- the LOC126737239 gene encoding uncharacterized protein LOC126737239 isoform X2, producing MEKEPTEEAPTLQLNRNGMNVDIFSMLSKAQENFNKTPSKPEGNQSTFMASTPRIPDMASQSVMDFFAKAGTKKPNQKPVASGENVLHRLMSNPAHSVEHIEKQQRSITPQEIFNHTIDQGTLGDRRSVPINFSSGAIKKFNEGLEPQLNGLSISNISPPKQNVASSPPLTYVSQNQSSSVPTDDTSDLMGTSPFQKFLQNAQKPLLMTPMMFTAPNPIKESSEGSPDESGEPVEMLTEKQLAQALIYLLKNNSDFIKQIHQAYTNSILEKVNKTKNL
- the LOC126737239 gene encoding mRNA-decapping enzyme 1A isoform X1 codes for the protein MALFDSVELRASLNSLKRVDPYVKNILATATQVALYKFNLPENQWEKGDKEGALFLYSRNGEPFHSIMIFNRLNKDNFIEPLTADFEYQVQIPFLLYRSKNKIFGIWFFNTQECNQVTSLLENLMEKEPTEEAPTLQLNRNGMNVDIFSMLSKAQENFNKTPSKPEGNQSTFMASTPRIPDMASQSVMDFFAKAGTKKPNQKPVASGENVLHRLMSNPAHSVEHIEKQQRSITPQEIFNHTIDQGTLGDRRSVPINFSSGAIKKFNEGLEPQLNGLSISNISPPKQNVASSPPLTYVSQNQSSSVPTDDTSDLMGTSPFQKFLQNAQKPLLMTPMMFTAPNPIKESSEGSPDESGEPVEMLTEKQLAQALIYLLKNNSDFIKQIHQAYTNSILEKVNKTKNL